A window from Mangifera indica cultivar Alphonso chromosome 2, CATAS_Mindica_2.1, whole genome shotgun sequence encodes these proteins:
- the LOC123205522 gene encoding adenylyl-sulfate kinase 3 isoform X1: protein MSTVGNSTNIFWQECPVGKIERQRLLNQKGCVVWITGLSGSGKSTLACSVNRELYSRGKLSYILDGDNLRHGLNKDLSFKAEDRTENIRRVGEVAKLFADAGLICIASLISPYRKDRDACRAMLSDPNFIEVYMNMPLELCEARDVKGLYKLARAGKIKDGNKTGGWSLPNARCHGRTGSDLFRGERISTRSVINSMHSFDVYTKILYNPEHQKGLCFTTCELEEVRMF, encoded by the exons ATGTCTACTGTTGGAAattcaacaaatatattttgGCAAGAGTGTCCGGTTGGGAAAATTGAAAGGCAACGGCTACTTAATCAGAAGGGCTGTGTTGTATGGATTACTGGTCTTAGTGGATCAg GGAAAAGCACACTTGCATGTTCAGTTAATAGAGAACTCTATTCTAGGGGGAAGCTGTCTTACATACTTGATGGAGACAACCTTCGACATGGACTGAACAAAGATCTTAGTTTTAAAGCAGAAGATCGGACCGAGAATATACGTAGGGTTG GAGAAGTGGCGAAGCTTTTTGCAGATGCTGGTTTAATCTGCATTGCCAGTCTGATATCTCCTTATAGAAAAGACCGGGATGCTTGCCGTGCAATGTTGTCTGATCCAAATTTTATTGAG GTTTATATGAACATGCCTCTGGAACTGTGCGAAGCAAGAGATGTTAAAGGCCTTTACAAACTTGCACGTGCTGGCAAGATCAAAG ATGGAAATAAAACAGGAGGATGGAGTTTGCCCAACGCCAGGTGCCATGGCAGGACAGGTAGTGACTTATTTAGAGGAGAAAGGATTTCTACAAGATCAGTGATCAACTCCATGCATTCCTTTGATGTTTACACAAAGATCTTATATAACCCTGAACATCAAAAGGGTCTTTGCTTTACCACCTGTGAACTAGAGGAGGTTAGAATGTTCTAA
- the LOC123205522 gene encoding adenylyl-sulfate kinase 3 isoform X2 yields the protein MSTVGNSTNIFWQECPVGKIERQRLLNQKGCVVWITGLSGSGKSTLACSVNRELYSRGKLSYILDGDNLRHGLNKDLSFKAEDRTENIRRVGEVAKLFADAGLICIASLISPYRKDRDACRAMLSDPNFIEVYMNMPLELCEARDVKGLYKLARAGKIKGFTGIDDPYEPPLNCEMEIKQEDGVCPTPGAMAGQVVTYLEEKGFLQDQ from the exons ATGTCTACTGTTGGAAattcaacaaatatattttgGCAAGAGTGTCCGGTTGGGAAAATTGAAAGGCAACGGCTACTTAATCAGAAGGGCTGTGTTGTATGGATTACTGGTCTTAGTGGATCAg GGAAAAGCACACTTGCATGTTCAGTTAATAGAGAACTCTATTCTAGGGGGAAGCTGTCTTACATACTTGATGGAGACAACCTTCGACATGGACTGAACAAAGATCTTAGTTTTAAAGCAGAAGATCGGACCGAGAATATACGTAGGGTTG GAGAAGTGGCGAAGCTTTTTGCAGATGCTGGTTTAATCTGCATTGCCAGTCTGATATCTCCTTATAGAAAAGACCGGGATGCTTGCCGTGCAATGTTGTCTGATCCAAATTTTATTGAG GTTTATATGAACATGCCTCTGGAACTGTGCGAAGCAAGAGATGTTAAAGGCCTTTACAAACTTGCACGTGCTGGCAAGATCAAAG GTTTTACTGGGATAGATGATCCTTATGAACCGCCATTGAATTGTGAG ATGGAAATAAAACAGGAGGATGGAGTTTGCCCAACGCCAGGTGCCATGGCAGGACAGGTAGTGACTTATTTAGAGGAGAAAGGATTTCTACAAGATCAGTGA
- the LOC123199580 gene encoding uncharacterized protein LOC123199580 — MKKEEKNQKICKSLSSMEPKFVLQWGNKKRLRCVRVKDPQKLSQKPNGVIGRRITRIDRCLVTASDKETTTRLTRNSEAAILRLGTNGNRKSLSPEKEDRYYSTRASVVGDENGKVPVDANNGEENKLVVWPKLYITLSNKEKEEDFLAMKGCKPPQRPKKRAKIIQRSLLLVSPGAWLTDMCRERYEVREKKNSKKKPRGLKGTGSVESDSE; from the exons ATgaagaaggaagagaagaaTCAGAAAATTTGTAAATCATTATCATCAATGGAGCCGAAGTTTGTTTTACAGTGGGGAAACAAGAAGAGGTTAAGATGTGTGAGAGTCAAGGACCCACAAAAGCTTTCACAGAAGCCAAACGGCGTAATTGGCAGGAGAATCACAAGAATCGATCGATGTCTGGTCACTGCCTCCGACAAAGAAACCACAACCCGTCTCACTAG GAATTCTGAGGCTGCAATACTCCGGTTGGGCACAAATGGCAACCGAAAATCATTGTCACCTGAGAAGGAAGATAGGTACTACTCTACAAGAGCATCAGTGGTCGGTGATGAGAATGGCAAGGTTCCTGTGGATGCTAATAATGGAGAGGAAAATAAATTGGTTGTTTGGCCGAAGCTGTACATTACTTtgtcaaacaaagaaaaagaggagGATTTCTTAGCTATGAAAGGGTGTAAGCCCCCTCAAAGGCCTAAAAAGAGAGCCAAGATTATTCAAAGAAGTTTACTT TTGGTAAGTCCTGGTGCTTGGTTGACTGATATGTGCCGAGAAAGGTATGAAGTTAGGGAGAAGAAGAACTCTAAGAAG AAACCAAGAGGATTGAAGGGCACAGGGAGTGTGGAAAGTGATTCTGAATGA